The Niallia alba genome includes a window with the following:
- the xynB gene encoding xylan 1,4-beta-xylosidase, whose amino-acid sequence MKIINPVLKGFNPDPSICRVGEDYYIAVSTFEWFPGVQIHHSKDLVNWELVAHPLQRVSQLDMKGNPNSGGVWAPCLSYSDGKFWLIYTDVKVVDGAWKDCHNYLVTSEIVDGDWGEPVKLNSSGFDASLFHDTDGKKYLLNMLWDQRIDRHPFGGIVMQEYSTEEKKLINKPQIIFKGTDIKLTEAPHLYHIGEYYYLLTAEGGTKYEHAATIARSKNIEGPYEVHPHNPILTSWHDPRNPLQKCGHASIVQTHTDEWYLAHLTGRPIHPNDDSIIQQRGYCPLGRETAIQKLEWRDGWPYVVGGKEGSLEVEAPKIPETKFPPTYPVVDEFDHEELNINFQTLRIPFTEQLGSLTERPNHLRLFGQESLTSTFTQSYVARRWQSLQFEAETAVAFTPENIQQAAGLVNYYNTENWTALQVTYDEDLGCVLDLTVSDNFSFSQPLKEKIIVPSEAEYVYLRVTVENELYYYSYSFDKEKWHKIDIMFESKKLSDDYIRGGGFFTGAFVGMQCQDTSGQNIPADFKYFRYHEKE is encoded by the coding sequence ATGAAAATTATCAACCCAGTACTTAAAGGATTTAATCCAGACCCAAGTATTTGCAGAGTCGGTGAAGACTATTATATCGCAGTATCCACCTTTGAATGGTTCCCAGGAGTACAAATTCACCATTCTAAGGATTTAGTTAATTGGGAATTAGTTGCACACCCCTTACAAAGAGTGTCTCAACTAGATATGAAAGGAAATCCTAACTCAGGTGGTGTTTGGGCACCTTGCTTAAGTTATAGCGACGGAAAATTTTGGCTGATTTATACAGATGTAAAAGTGGTAGATGGAGCTTGGAAAGATTGTCACAACTATTTGGTTACATCCGAAATAGTAGATGGCGATTGGGGAGAACCAGTTAAGTTAAATAGCTCAGGTTTCGATGCTTCCTTGTTCCATGACACAGATGGAAAGAAGTATTTATTGAATATGCTGTGGGATCAACGCATTGATCGTCATCCATTTGGCGGAATTGTCATGCAGGAATATTCTACTGAGGAGAAAAAATTAATTAATAAACCACAAATTATTTTTAAAGGTACGGATATTAAATTAACAGAGGCTCCGCATCTTTATCATATTGGTGAATATTATTATTTATTAACAGCAGAAGGTGGAACTAAATATGAGCATGCTGCAACAATTGCTCGTTCTAAAAATATAGAAGGACCATATGAGGTACATCCCCATAACCCCATTTTAACTTCTTGGCATGACCCTAGAAACCCATTGCAAAAGTGTGGACATGCCTCTATCGTTCAAACACATACAGATGAATGGTATTTGGCCCATTTAACTGGCCGGCCGATTCATCCAAATGATGACTCGATTATTCAACAAAGAGGGTATTGTCCGTTAGGAAGGGAAACAGCGATTCAAAAGCTGGAGTGGAGAGATGGCTGGCCATATGTTGTTGGTGGAAAAGAAGGGAGTTTAGAGGTAGAAGCTCCAAAGATTCCTGAAACAAAATTTCCTCCGACTTACCCAGTTGTTGATGAATTTGATCATGAGGAGCTAAATATTAATTTTCAAACATTACGTATTCCATTTACAGAACAATTAGGCTCGTTAACCGAAAGGCCAAACCATTTACGCTTATTTGGCCAAGAATCATTAACATCAACCTTTACACAATCTTATGTAGCGAGACGTTGGCAAAGCCTTCAATTTGAAGCAGAAACAGCTGTAGCTTTTACGCCAGAAAACATCCAACAAGCTGCGGGATTAGTTAATTACTACAACACTGAAAATTGGACAGCATTGCAAGTAACATATGACGAAGATCTTGGTTGTGTCCTTGATTTAACAGTGAGTGATAACTTTTCGTTCTCTCAACCACTGAAGGAAAAAATCATTGTTCCGAGTGAAGCGGAATATGTATATTTACGAGTAACCGTTGAGAATGAGCTCTATTACTACTCTTACTCTTTTGATAAAGAAAAGTGGCATAAAATAGATATTATGTTTGAATCCAAAAAATTATCGGATGATTATATCCGTGGTGGGGGCTTCTTTACCGGAGCGTTTGTAGGAATGCAATGCCAAGATACAAGTGGTCAAAATATACCAGCAGACTTTAAATATTTCCGTTATCATGAAAAAGAGTAA
- a CDS encoding insertion element protein, translated as MAKLKRLATKDDNPVIVHSPLSNEELTNRLKDYDKLTPKQFGTKYKELLFKPAELTWNGQLLQFQYNHCLNPYCKWFGLPQEKFDVKGKPSRYKLSGAGDDKSLNCNPDPIKIGYGAVLDSRTYVVSNWSVAEEIERLVRIQTVEDIEPDYDFHKEGCIASDLTPFIEPKTFYKRGKSTANSQRYQCKECKKFTNVLPNQRQSSTYHQKRSEIMPLFAKLLLNRTPVSRTCEILGIGRGTYYDKLEILYRRCLEFLEKHETKPLINAEFKKMWLNTDKMTYYLNNVRKKGQGSSQFDGIEELQLPTSVVISADVLSRYVFRCDVAYDWDITLSDIALDTALLKEDHLNLFAKKHARFDAYSHFPMPPSKNDTQTQSDYHKELLKIERREKYIDGLHVQAAYTTIAHFWLIKQLVKTSEWRFVTDDDKSLINSIHRVFSQEIRRTDGHHFLCQTDKTKSRKKAYEEFKEAKANLLEWGSVRDIGTNSLRKLAYLYLTELFETHKFHKVESDGVSSHNEYADNPIEHPLATPDRGFRSVDCTTDVSFLEAKDVAALIVNVNDNATNTFIQHIRRRLSILERPLTTARGDGKSYIYSNFNPKYAQMALTILRTYYNFCLAYKTKEGKTETIATPAQRLGIAKKQYELNDIIYLR; from the coding sequence TTGGCTAAGTTAAAACGGTTAGCTACTAAAGATGATAATCCTGTTATTGTCCATTCCCCTTTGTCAAACGAGGAGCTAACGAACCGTTTGAAAGATTACGACAAACTCACACCAAAACAGTTTGGCACAAAATATAAAGAGTTGTTATTTAAACCTGCTGAGTTAACTTGGAATGGACAACTACTCCAATTCCAGTACAATCATTGCCTCAATCCTTATTGTAAGTGGTTCGGTTTGCCTCAAGAGAAGTTTGATGTAAAGGGTAAACCGAGCCGATATAAACTTTCTGGTGCGGGTGATGATAAATCATTAAATTGTAATCCAGACCCCATCAAAATAGGATACGGTGCAGTTTTGGACTCTAGGACTTATGTTGTTTCGAATTGGTCTGTGGCGGAAGAAATTGAACGATTGGTCCGTATTCAAACGGTTGAGGATATTGAACCAGATTATGATTTTCATAAGGAAGGGTGTATTGCTTCTGATTTAACCCCTTTTATCGAACCAAAAACTTTCTATAAAAGAGGAAAAAGTACGGCTAACTCTCAACGATACCAATGTAAGGAGTGTAAGAAGTTTACCAATGTGCTCCCAAACCAAAGGCAATCATCCACCTACCACCAGAAAAGAAGCGAGATAATGCCGTTATTTGCTAAACTCCTGCTTAATCGAACGCCAGTGAGTAGAACCTGTGAAATCTTAGGGATTGGCAGAGGTACTTATTATGATAAGCTCGAAATCTTATACCGAAGGTGTTTGGAGTTTCTAGAAAAACACGAAACCAAGCCTTTAATAAACGCTGAATTCAAGAAAATGTGGTTGAATACGGATAAGATGACCTATTATTTAAATAATGTCCGCAAAAAGGGGCAAGGCAGTTCTCAATTTGATGGAATCGAGGAACTTCAACTACCAACAAGTGTAGTTATTTCCGCTGATGTTCTCTCCAGGTATGTGTTTCGATGTGATGTGGCATATGATTGGGATATTACCTTAAGTGACATTGCCCTTGATACGGCATTGTTGAAAGAAGACCATTTAAACTTATTTGCTAAAAAACACGCTCGGTTTGATGCATATTCTCATTTCCCAATGCCACCATCTAAAAATGATACACAAACACAATCGGATTACCATAAAGAACTGCTTAAAATAGAACGTCGGGAGAAATATATTGACGGACTGCACGTTCAGGCAGCCTACACCACTATCGCTCATTTTTGGTTGATTAAACAGCTTGTAAAGACTTCTGAATGGCGTTTTGTCACCGATGATGATAAATCATTAATCAACTCCATCCATCGTGTATTTTCGCAGGAAATTCGCCGTACAGATGGACACCATTTTTTATGCCAAACGGATAAGACCAAATCTCGCAAGAAAGCCTATGAGGAATTTAAGGAGGCAAAAGCGAATTTATTGGAGTGGGGCTCAGTAAGGGATATAGGAACAAATTCTTTACGCAAATTGGCATATCTATACCTTACGGAATTATTTGAAACTCACAAATTCCATAAAGTCGAATCAGATGGGGTGAGTTCCCATAACGAGTATGCCGATAATCCAATTGAACATCCTTTAGCTACACCTGACAGAGGGTTTCGGTCAGTTGATTGCACAACGGATGTCTCCTTTCTTGAGGCAAAAGATGTTGCGGCATTAATTGTAAATGTGAATGATAATGCCACGAACACCTTCATTCAACACATTCGGAGAAGGTTATCCATTTTAGAAAGACCACTGACAACGGCTCGTGGCGATGGAAAGAGCTATATTTACTCAAACTTCAATCCAAAGTATGCTCAAATGGCTTTAACCATCCTTCGGACTTATTACAATTTCTGTTTGGCTTATAAGACAAAGGAAGGAAAAACTGAAACAATCGCTACACCTGCTCAACGATTAGGAATAGCTAAAAAACAATATGAATTAAACGACATTATTTATCTAAGATAA
- a CDS encoding malate:quinone oxidoreductase: MSRRETKTDVILIGAGIMSATLGMLLKELDPNMKITVFEKLTSAGEESSNEWNNAGTGHAALCELNYTVEKPDGSVDISKAIEINEQFQVSLQFWSHLVKNQVLHNPQDFIMPLPHMSLVLGEKNVNFLQKRFEAMVSNPLFEGMEFSRDPDKLKEWIPLIMQDRESKEPIAATKIDAGTDVNFGALTRLLFAELAKKDVGINYKHSVNDLKQTGDGLWKVKVQNNTGSIETHTAKFVFIGGGGGSLHLLQKSGIPEGKHMGGFPVSGIFLVCKNPEIVAQHHAKVYGKAKVGAPPMSVPHLDTRFIDNKKSLLFGPFAGFSPKFLKTGSMFDLISSVKPDNLLTMLAAGAKNMSLTSYLIQQLMLSKEKRIEELREFIPNAKAEDWDLVVAGQRVQVIKDTEAGGKGTLQFGTEVVSSADGSIAALLGASPGASTAVHVMLKVIQKCFTEKMPEWEPKLKKMIPSYGVSLKDNPELLDEVHSLTAQALKLSEKKPIHH; the protein is encoded by the coding sequence ATGAGCAGAAGAGAAACGAAAACAGACGTTATTTTAATTGGTGCCGGGATTATGAGTGCAACTTTGGGGATGCTTTTAAAAGAATTAGACCCGAATATGAAAATTACAGTGTTTGAAAAATTAACTAGCGCAGGAGAGGAAAGCTCCAATGAATGGAATAATGCGGGAACAGGTCATGCCGCACTTTGCGAACTGAACTACACAGTAGAAAAACCTGATGGCTCTGTAGACATAAGTAAGGCGATAGAAATTAACGAACAGTTTCAAGTTTCATTGCAATTTTGGTCTCATCTTGTGAAAAATCAAGTACTACATAATCCACAAGATTTCATTATGCCACTACCGCATATGAGTTTAGTGCTAGGGGAAAAGAATGTAAACTTCTTACAGAAGCGTTTTGAGGCGATGGTAAGCAACCCATTATTTGAAGGAATGGAATTTTCAAGGGATCCTGACAAACTAAAAGAATGGATTCCGCTTATTATGCAGGATCGTGAATCAAAAGAGCCGATAGCTGCAACGAAAATCGATGCCGGAACCGATGTCAATTTTGGTGCTTTGACAAGATTATTGTTTGCTGAATTAGCGAAAAAAGATGTGGGTATTAACTACAAGCACAGTGTAAATGATTTAAAACAGACGGGTGATGGCTTGTGGAAAGTGAAGGTCCAAAATAATACCGGTTCGATAGAAACACATACTGCTAAATTTGTCTTTATTGGCGGCGGCGGTGGCAGCTTGCATTTATTGCAGAAATCAGGTATCCCTGAAGGAAAGCATATGGGCGGGTTTCCAGTCAGTGGTATATTTTTAGTATGTAAGAATCCAGAAATTGTTGCTCAGCATCATGCAAAAGTTTATGGGAAAGCAAAGGTAGGCGCACCGCCAATGTCGGTTCCTCATCTTGATACACGCTTTATTGATAATAAAAAGTCATTGCTATTTGGGCCATTTGCTGGTTTTTCTCCTAAATTTTTAAAGACAGGCTCCATGTTTGACTTAATTTCATCTGTAAAGCCAGATAATTTGTTAACAATGTTAGCAGCTGGTGCTAAAAATATGTCTTTAACGAGTTATTTAATCCAGCAACTCATGCTTTCAAAAGAAAAGCGAATAGAAGAATTGCGGGAATTCATTCCAAATGCGAAAGCAGAGGATTGGGATCTTGTGGTAGCTGGGCAACGTGTCCAAGTCATTAAAGACACAGAAGCAGGAGGTAAAGGAACCCTTCAATTTGGAACAGAGGTTGTCAGTTCTGCCGATGGTTCCATAGCAGCATTGCTCGGCGCTTCACCAGGGGCTTCCACAGCTGTCCATGTTATGCTAAAAGTTATTCAGAAGTGTTTTACAGAAAAAATGCCAGAGTGGGAACCAAAATTAAAAAAGATGATTCCATCTTATGGTGTATCGCTTAAGGATAACCCAGAACTACTGGATGAAGTTCACTCGTTAACAGCTCAAGCACTCAAACTAAGTGAAAAAAAACCAATTCATCATTAA
- a CDS encoding MetQ/NlpA family ABC transporter substrate-binding protein produces MKKILFLMMIGIFMLAACGKENTETDKKKVENTEQEEVTLKVASLIPPMTEILDLVKPTLAEEGINLDVVVLSDNVQPNTALAAGEVDANFFQHVPYMEEFNRSNDAELVPVKAIYFANYGVYSKQYDSMDDVPEGAVIAIANDVSNIDRSLALLAQHNVIKLKEKEGPYYTKADIIENPKNYKFEEVDLLMLARMYDDADLVVMTPAYASPLGLTPKSDALLTEGVENDFAITLVARKDNADWEPIQKLAEAMTSPEVRKFLEEKYDETAIPAF; encoded by the coding sequence ATGAAAAAGATATTATTTTTAATGATGATTGGTATATTTATGTTGGCTGCGTGCGGTAAAGAAAATACCGAAACAGACAAAAAGAAAGTGGAGAATACAGAGCAAGAGGAAGTTACGTTAAAGGTTGCATCCTTAATTCCGCCAATGACGGAAATCCTTGATCTTGTAAAACCAACATTAGCAGAAGAAGGTATTAACCTTGATGTGGTTGTGCTAAGTGATAATGTGCAACCAAATACTGCTCTTGCAGCAGGTGAGGTGGATGCAAACTTCTTCCAACATGTTCCCTACATGGAGGAATTCAACCGCAGCAATGATGCAGAGCTAGTGCCTGTGAAAGCTATTTATTTTGCCAATTATGGAGTTTATTCAAAACAATATGACTCTATGGATGATGTACCAGAAGGTGCTGTAATCGCGATTGCGAATGATGTTTCCAATATAGATCGATCTTTGGCATTATTAGCTCAACATAATGTAATCAAGTTAAAAGAGAAAGAAGGCCCTTATTATACAAAAGCGGATATCATTGAAAACCCGAAAAACTATAAGTTTGAAGAAGTTGATTTATTAATGCTTGCAAGAATGTATGATGATGCTGATTTAGTCGTGATGACACCAGCTTATGCATCTCCACTTGGATTAACACCGAAAAGTGATGCATTGTTAACAGAAGGTGTAGAAAATGACTTTGCGATTACGTTAGTTGCTCGTAAAGATAATGCGGATTGGGAACCTATTCAAAAGTTAGCCGAGGCAATGACTAGTCCAGAGGTTCGTAAATTTTTAGAAGAAAAATATGATGAAACAGCAATTCCGGCATTTTAA
- a CDS encoding methionine ABC transporter permease translates to MPEILVQYRMEIWQSIGQTFIMVGMSILAAIIIGLPVGTLLFLSRKGKMLENPIVFSTLNLLVNIIRSFPFLLLVVFLIPFTRIIIGTAIGTAAATVPLSIIAIAHYSRLVEQSLLEVPKGVIEAAISMGASVREVIFKFLYVEARSGLVLGLTTSIISFISYSTIMGVVGGGGIGDFAIRYGYQQFKTDLMIYMIIIMVILVQAIQFTGTAIAKVIDKR, encoded by the coding sequence ATGCCTGAGATATTAGTTCAATATAGAATGGAAATTTGGCAATCAATCGGACAGACATTTATAATGGTTGGCATGTCTATTTTAGCAGCGATTATAATAGGACTTCCAGTTGGGACATTGCTTTTCTTAAGTAGAAAGGGAAAAATGCTAGAGAACCCAATCGTTTTTTCTACGTTGAATTTATTAGTAAATATTATTCGTTCGTTTCCGTTTTTATTATTAGTTGTCTTTCTTATTCCGTTTACAAGAATTATCATTGGAACGGCTATTGGAACAGCTGCTGCCACTGTTCCATTATCAATTATCGCTATTGCCCATTATTCTCGCTTAGTAGAGCAATCGTTACTGGAGGTGCCGAAGGGTGTCATAGAAGCAGCTATTTCGATGGGGGCCTCTGTTAGGGAGGTAATTTTTAAATTTCTTTATGTCGAAGCTCGCTCTGGACTCGTATTAGGACTGACAACATCGATTATTAGCTTTATTTCTTATTCAACCATTATGGGAGTTGTCGGCGGCGGCGGTATTGGAGATTTTGCTATCCGCTATGGATATCAACAATTTAAAACAGACTTGATGATTTATATGATTATTATTATGGTAATATTAGTACAGGCTATACAATTTACTGGAACAGCTATAGCGAAAGTGATTGATAAAAGGTAA
- a CDS encoding methionine ABC transporter ATP-binding protein: MIQLRNVSKRFAYDEVIKSISLAIHKGEVFGIIGASGAGKSTLLRLMNLLEVPETGEVEVDGRKLTSLSYKELRQARQSIGMIFQHFNLVANKTVYDNVLVSLELANYPRKDRRNRVIECLRFVGLESYMEKYPAQLSGGQKQRVAIARAIANNPQVLLCDEPTSSLDPKTTAEILHVLGDVNKRLGVTIVIVSHEMEVIKSICNRVTVIEDGEIYETVAIEPKGIQQINNTSKRLVEQLKKDGEFDHA; this comes from the coding sequence ATGATTCAATTGCGTAATGTCAGTAAGCGTTTTGCGTATGATGAGGTCATTAAGTCTATTTCTTTAGCGATACATAAAGGGGAAGTCTTTGGAATTATTGGGGCGAGTGGTGCTGGTAAATCGACGTTGCTTCGTCTAATGAATTTATTAGAGGTCCCGGAGACGGGAGAAGTAGAAGTAGATGGGCGAAAGTTGACCAGTCTTAGCTATAAGGAACTTCGCCAAGCTCGCCAATCGATTGGGATGATATTTCAGCATTTCAATCTTGTCGCGAATAAGACAGTTTACGATAATGTCTTAGTGTCTTTAGAATTAGCTAATTATCCAAGAAAAGACCGAAGAAATCGTGTAATAGAGTGTCTCCGATTTGTTGGACTGGAGAGTTATATGGAGAAATATCCTGCCCAATTAAGCGGGGGTCAAAAGCAGCGTGTGGCGATTGCAAGGGCGATTGCAAATAATCCACAAGTATTATTATGTGATGAACCAACCTCTTCCCTTGATCCGAAAACGACAGCGGAAATCTTACATGTATTAGGGGATGTAAATAAGCGACTAGGTGTAACTATTGTCATCGTCAGTCATGAGATGGAAGTAATTAAAAGTATATGTAATCGCGTGACGGTTATCGAGGATGGAGAAATTTATGAAACTGTTGCTATTGAACCAAAAGGAATTCAACAAATAAATAATACCTCAAAAAGATTGGTAGAACAGCTAAAAAAGGATGGTGAATTTGACCATGCCTGA
- a CDS encoding LysE/ArgO family amino acid transporter, which translates to MEPLLHGMILAFGLILPLGVQNIFLFNQGATHTRFIGALPAIITASICDSLLIYLAVAGVSVVVFTFEWVKAMLFVVGFFFLVYMGWAMWKSADKEGNRQEQVPFSPLRQIAFAASVSLLNPHAILDTIGVIGTSSLAYTGEDKIIFTVACISVSWIWFCLLVIVGRRLGQIGHQGKLIKRVNQLSAMIIWAMALYLGINLINS; encoded by the coding sequence ATGGAACCATTATTACATGGAATGATATTAGCATTTGGGTTAATACTACCTTTAGGTGTTCAAAATATATTTTTGTTTAATCAAGGGGCGACACATACAAGATTCATTGGTGCATTACCTGCTATTATTACAGCTAGCATTTGTGACAGTTTACTTATTTATTTGGCTGTTGCAGGCGTTTCTGTAGTAGTGTTTACCTTTGAGTGGGTTAAAGCGATGCTATTTGTTGTTGGCTTCTTTTTCTTAGTTTATATGGGATGGGCTATGTGGAAAAGTGCAGACAAGGAAGGGAATAGGCAGGAGCAAGTACCCTTTTCCCCCCTTCGCCAAATAGCTTTTGCTGCATCTGTTTCTCTATTAAATCCACATGCGATACTTGATACAATCGGGGTCATTGGTACAAGCTCTCTAGCCTATACAGGAGAAGATAAAATTATCTTTACTGTTGCTTGTATAAGTGTCTCATGGATTTGGTTTTGTCTTTTGGTGATAGTTGGAAGGAGACTCGGACAAATCGGCCACCAAGGGAAGCTGATAAAACGCGTTAACCAACTATCTGCAATGATCATTTGGGCGATGGCTCTTTATTTGGGTATAAATCTTATAAACTCATAA